In one Drosophila pseudoobscura strain MV-25-SWS-2005 chromosome X, UCI_Dpse_MV25, whole genome shotgun sequence genomic region, the following are encoded:
- the LOC4812085 gene encoding uncharacterized protein, with protein MSETARNNPTRKGEETVSYALYLHRQELGRPKRRLMRIAGTKLQLTNELILLQQRRQWAADSPAELVYQQRSALNRESMYRDRLWRNMQRQLEKQHHRQRLNLQQMGKL; from the coding sequence ATGTCTGAAACTGCGAGAAACAACCCAACCCGAAAAGGGGAGGAGACCGTGAGCTATGCCCTGTACTTGCACCGCCAGGAACTGGGGCGCCCCAAGCGGCGTCTGATGCGCATTGCCGGCACCAAGCTGCAACTGACAAACGAGCTCATCCTCCTGCAGCAGCGGCGTCAGTGGGCGGCCGATAGTCCCGCGGAGCTCGTCTACCAGCAGAGGAGTGCCCTCAATCGGGAGAGCATGTACCGCGACCGGCTCTGGCGCAACATGCAGCGGCAGCTCGAGAAGCAGCACCACCGCCAGCGGCTGAATCTCCAGCAAATGGGAAAGCTATAG